In Candidatus Omnitrophota bacterium, the DNA window AAAAGATAAGTGCAGATAATCTACGCACAAAAGTCACAGAGGTAATTCCTATGAATGTAGGTATGCCCTCTGTGCTACCGTTAGCCGCCTAAAAGGCGGTTACCGTCAGCCTTCCCGGCCTGTGGGGAAGAATCTGACGCCATTAACAGGCTGGTTTTGCAACTTTAGCTTTTAAGGAGCAAAACGAGATTCATTAAAAGCGGCGCCTTGCCATATCCTTCCTGCAGGAGATAGTAAGGCTAAGATCAAATTACAGGATAAGCATGTAGTTGCCTCTTGCGGCAAACTTAAGGACGAGGGTTCGATTCCCTCCGCCTCCACCATTGCGACCAATTCGAACCTTTTTCCCTGTTATCCAGCAGGGCAAGGGTTTGAATTTTAGTATGAGCTACATAATACGGCTTAAATACGCCGCCCATCATAATTCTGTAAAAATCATCCTTTTCTTCAGAAATTGGCTCAAGCTCTATAGTGCCCAATATATCTTTAAGCGCTAAGCTTGAGGCACAGGTATTTTTGCTTAATGTCTGATGCAGGTTCTCTAATCTATGGCTTATCCATTCTTTTGGAGGGGCCTTAAATCTTTTCTCTTTCTGAAACTCTAAGGCCCCTATCTCATCCCTTAAATCCTCATATTTTGTTTCAGCCTCTTTTAAAGCCTCTGATACCGCCTTTGATAAATTACCCATTTTAATATAATTAAGGTAGTTTTGTACTTCCAAAGATATTTTATCATGCAGGGCTTTCTTTTTCTTGATGAGTTCAGGCACCTCATCCATGCCTGAGGCGACTAATTTTTCGACATTCTTATATACATACTCTAAATTTTCAATAGTAAGTATCTTTTCTTTTAAATCCGCTACTATAGTTTGTTCTATGCGCTTGCGAGGCACTAAGAGCATATTATTGCAAGTCTTTCTCCTTGCATTATAGCAGCCGTAATAGCCGCCGCCTTTGCCGCTTGCTAGAATTATAGCCCCTCCGCAAGACTGGCATTTCATAAACCCTGAAAGCAGATGAGAGGGAGAGGAGTGAATATAGCTTTTTTGCTTTGTATCTTTAGATTTTTTTCTGACAGGCCATGTTCCTTTAAGTTCCTGCCATCTTTTTTGGGCTTTTTCCCATTGCTCTTTATCGATTATAATAAGTTCTTCTTTAAAAGAGGAGAACCAGTCTTTTTCCGGCCTTAAGATCTTTTTTATCCTTCCGGTCATGGGGTCCTTGGCATTTTTATATTTTTTCCATACCCACAGCCCTGTGTATTTTACATTTTTCAATATTCTGCTTACGCTCGATATACTCCAACCGCCCGAATAGCCTCTTTTAGTAGGGATTTTATCCTCATTAAGCTCTTTTTCAATTTTGTGCAAACTCTTGCCTTCAACAAATTCTCTGTATATTCTTTTAACAATATCCGCCTCTTCGGGGTTAATCTTATGCGCCATGCCGTCATATTTGGGCTGTCCTTTTTTGTTTATTTTTAATTCCCCCACAGGATGGGTAGAATAGCCATATACCTTTTCGCCAGCGCTAAAGCCCCGTATTTTCTGGCCCTCTAAGCCCCGCATTGTCTTTTTCTTAAGGTCATCAAGATATAGTTCGTTCATAAGACCGCGTATATGAATACCAAGTTTTGAGTTATCATCATCAGTAATAATGCCATCAGAAACAGATATAATCTTAACCTGGAGATAATTAAACTTTAACACCAATGTAAGCATCTGATGGTTGCTCCGTGATAGCCTTGAGAGATCATCTACTACCAAGGCTTCAAATTCTTTATTTTCAGAGTCCTTTTCTAATGCCTGTAACCCGGGCCTATTTATAATAGACCCGGAAATGGCCTCATCAATATAGATATGCTTATCATCAATAGTCATATCATTGGCTTTGATGTAGTCTTTACAGACCCTTATCTGATCATCAATACTTTTTTCGCTCTGGTTTTCAGAAGAATATCTCGCGTATATCGCTACTCTCATTTTGTGCCCCCATTTTTGAATGTGTCAGGATTTTCTTTTGCTATTTCAATATACTCATCAACCATAATAGAAGAGATGACATCTAGCAGCTTTTTTAAATCTACATCATCGCGAATGACTGAAGTTCTAGAATTAATATCACAAGTTGTATGAGTAGTTTTTACTTGCATTTAGCCCTAAAAAGGTATATATTAGTTACCCGTGGTATACAGAATAGTTTTTAAGTTGCTTATTATCAATAACCCATCAAATGACTAAACTATACCCAAAAAGGTATATTATGTCAAGTCTTTTTTGTGCCTGGATAATATGTTCAGCAATAAATAAAACAAATTTTTAAGGTGATAGATAATGAACAAAATATTACTTGCCTTAAGTTCTATATTAGCAATATTAGATAATATTTTAAAGAATTCTGTATGGGCGGTTTTAACAAATCCCATTATGTTTTTGAATGCTTTGGAAATAGTAATAATTATTTTAGTTGCTACTTTGATTTATAGATGGTTACCTAGAAGCATAAATAGAATTGGTTTTCAGTTAAGAGCCAAGAATTTTTATGCGAATTGGTTAAAATTTAAAGAAATACTTTGTAAATATCAACAAGAAAGGAATCCTGTTTTGCAAACTAAATACGAAAAAATTAGAAAAAAATTATTAAAAGATTTTGGTTTTTTCTTCTCCGTTATGAAAAAGATTCACGAAGAAAAACATGATACTCATGATATAGCATTAAACAATTTAGAAAGCTGTTTTTTAATAGAGGATATAAAAGATTGGTCGAAAAAAATACATAGAGAAATTCCAAGAGAGCTGGATTGTTTTGATCGCTTTATTGCAAGCATAGAAGGCTATTATAATAACTCATAATGCTTAATCGATTATATTTTAGGAGGAAAGAGTGGATATAAAACAATTAGGCAAGAAAATTAAACTAGCTCGTGTAGACGCAGACCTAAACCAGACCCAACTCGCAAATAAAATAAATGCTAAGCAGAAGAGCATTTCCCGCTACGAAACCGGCGTATCATCACCTTCCATAACCACATTAATGAAAATTGCAAAAGTACTAAAGAAACCAGCAGGGTATTTTTTGGAAGAGTGACAAGGAGGATAAGATGCCTAATTTAGTACAAGCTAAATCATCCACATTCAAGAAGCTGTTTAATGGAAGCTATTATCAAATTCCAAAATTCCAAAGGACGTTTGCCTGGCAAAAAACACATGTTAATGATTTTTGGGAAGATTTATTAGATGCCATTAATTATAATAAAAATCATTTTTTTGGTTCTATTGTATTGCAGCATAATAGGAGCAATGAGATTGTCTATGATGGGCAACAACGGCTAACAGTAGTTATTGCACTAATTAGTATAATTATTCATGCGTTAGAGGAGATTAATAACTCTAAAAATGATAACCAGTTGAATGATTATATAAAGAAACTAAAGCGTAAATATGTTTATGACAAAGAACAGAAACCATATTTACTATTAACAAAGCAAGATAAAGATTATTTTAAAAAATGTCTCTTGGAACCCGAAGAGTATATACATGATAAGGTAACAAGGAAAAGCAATGAATTTTTAAGAGCCCATGTCTTCCGAAATTTAAAGACCCATGTTAACGATAGGTTACAGGAAATAGAAGATAATTTAAAAAAAGAAAACTATTTAAAAAACTTATGTGATTTTATTTGCGATAAAATTTACTTTGTTGTTATATTTGCGGACAAACATTTTCCGGCAGCGACGTTATTTGAAGTTTTGAATTATAGAGGGGTCACTCTCCAACCTTCAGATTTAATAAAAAATTTAATTTATTCAAAAGCAATAGAGCAACGTTGCTCGGGAGAGGTAGATAGGGCTTGGAGTGACTTTTTGGATAGAGCTAGTAAGGTTTCAATTAACGAATTTTTAAAACATTTTTGGATTTTACAAAATGGACAACCGCTTAAAGGAAGCTTGTATAAAGCAATGAAAAGAGGATTGGAAGGAAACGTTAATATTTTAGAACTTGTCAATGAAATGCGTAGGCATATGGTTGTTTATACTGACATATTGAAGCCTTATTTGGGAAACAGGGGCGCATGGAATCAATGGCCAGAAATAAAGGAAACATTAATGGCCATAAATAAAATTAACGCAGAGGTTGGAGTGTGCTATCCATTTTTGATGTCGCTTTTTAATTTGAAAATTGGAGATGACAAATTAGAATTCTATAGAATAAGAAGAAAAACATTATTGCTGATAGAAAATACATTTTTTAGATTGATGGTATGCAATAAGAAAACGTCATATGATTTAGCAAAGACATTTGCCGAATTTTCCAAAAGAATCAAACAAAATACGGTAGAGGAACTTAACGAGTTAGTTAAAAAAATAAAACAGCTTTCTCCAGATGATGGAACCTTTGGACAAAGTTTTTCTACTTTTAACACATCGCAACGCAGATTGGCTACATATATTTTGTACAAGTTAGAAAGTTATCATCGCGGGAAAAAGGAACCGATTACAAACGATACTTCTAAGGTAACAATAGAACACATAATGCCCCAAACACTAGGTCATGGATGGGGCAATGTTGGACATTACCATAAGGATTATTTAAATAGGCTCGGGAATATGACTTTATTAAGCAAGGTGTTGAATAAGGGGAATCTTGGTTTTACTAAGAAGAAAAACAAATTTTATAAGGAATCCGATGTAATTTTGACAAAAACGCTTCTTAAATACACCAGGTGGAATAAACAAATGATAGCGCAACGTCAAAAAGAAATGGCATCCACTGCTGTTAACGTATGGTCAACTAATTAAAGTAGTTAAAGCTACATTCTAATGATAATAAGCACACGTTATTTTTTAAATAATTTAATGAAACCAAGTAGTCAAGTGGTTTATGTTTTATTCAAATTTTAACCCTTTTATTAATAAGGAGCAGTATAAATGGAAGCTATGAATTTTGAAACATTACAAATTTTGATATTACTTCTTCCCGGAATTATTTCTTCCAAAGTTTTAGATTTTTTTATAGCAAGAAAAAAACCGGAGCCATTTGAGAAAATATTAGAATCATTAGTTTTCTCAATGATTATTTATGTTTTATTTACATTTTTTTCAGATAAGAGCCCCGTATATTTGTGTGCAGAAAAAACAGGATATTTTCTTAAGTATAATGCTATAGGTTTTTTAGGATTATTTATTATAAGTTTATTCATTCCTGTTATATTCGGTGTTTGTCATACTTATGATTTCCCCATGAATATATTAAGACGGTTTAAACTTACAAATAGAACATCAAGAGACACTATATGGTATAATGTATTTTGTGATCTTAAAACACACATAATAATAAATTTTGAAAACGGTAGACGGATATATGGATGGCCTATGTATTATTCTGATGATCCAGCAAAGCCATATATTTTTTTGCATAAGCCCGCTTGGATAGATGAGGGAAAATTTACTTATTTGGATATCAAGGGTATCTTAATTACTTCTGAGCAAAAGATAGAATCTGTAGAGTTTTTAAATAAATAGTTATTAAATAAAAGGAGGAAAAACATGTGTGATAGCAAAAGTAGCAATGAGAAGCCTGTCAAAAAATTAAGCGAGGGAGGATATAACCCACCTCCTAAAAATGAACAGAAGCCACAGGAGCCGACACCACCTCCACCGAAAAAGAAATAGTAAAAAGAAAATAGTTCTAACAGAGTTTTTAGATAAAAAAGAAGCACTTTTATTTTTAAATAATTAAGTATTAAGCACTAAAGGTCATTAAAGGATATGAAAGACAGGCATGGAAAAGGTAGAGCATATAAAATTTACACTATTTGACAATGCGTTTGATTTTATTACATCAGCACAAGAATATATAGCACATAAAAAAAGCAGAAGTCTTAAATATGCTATATTACATTTATACGCTGACGTTGAACTTGTTTCAAAGGAATGTCTAAAAATGGGATATTGGTCACTTCTGTTCGAAGACATCAATAAGGCAAATATAAAAGATTATGAATCTGGTAATTTTATGAGTGTGCGTTTTAATGCTACAATTGTAAGGCTTAAGGGTATATGTAAAATATCATTTGTAAAAAAAGATGAAGAAATCTTATCTCATTTTCGTGATAAGCGGAATTAACTAGAACATTTCGGAATGACTGATTCAGTCGAAGCGCTTATGACTGCTACAGCAGAAGTTCTTTCTGTGCTGTTGGATTTTATAAATGAGCAGTTTTTACCCAAAAAATTACCCCACCTAGAAAAACATGCATTATCGGAAATTCGAAAAAATTTAAATACGTTTCAAAAATTTGTAAAAAAACGGCTTGAACAAATAAAACCTAAGCTTGAAAAAGTCAAAAAAGATTCTTATGCAACAATAGTTGAGTGCCCAGCTTGCTATCAAGAAGCCTTGGTATTAGGAGAAGAGCATCCTTTGTGTTTATTCTGCGGATATTCGGCTGAACCAGCTATCGTTGCAAATAAGTGGATTGAAACTATATTAGGCATCAATTATTATACGACAGTTAAGGATGGAGGATATAACCCCTTATATAGTTGTCCTGAATGCAAGGAGGAAACTCTCGTTGATAAAGGTCTAAGCGGAAGTCAGTTTGAAAGCAATCGGTATATATGTTTTAGTTGTGGCTCGATATGGAAAGAATCGGAACTAGATGAGTGCTTAAGATGCGGGGAGTTATACGAAGTTCAAGATGATGATTTTGCGAATGCCGAGAATGCGTGAAAAATAGACTATCTAGTAATAAGTAGAGGCAGATATTATGAAAATTATGAACTTTAATAATTAGGGTCAGACCATTAATATATGAATAAAATACATAATAAAGAAGATTTATTTTTAAAGGTTAAAGATGCTTTTGGTACTGAACATAAAAAACTTGAAAATCTTAAAGAATCGAAAAAACTTTTCTCATCGTATAAAAAATTAAATGATGCTTGTAGGGATATACCTTTTGATTGGCAATTTAATGCAATTCATTGGGTTTTTGGCATTAGGAAAATTTGTGATGAAATAGCATTTAGTCTATCATGGATGAAGGCTTATGCTGAGGTTTACAAAGCCATACATCCTCCAGAAAGCGCACTCTCACATACAAATTTTCAGATTTCTTATTTTGCGGATAATTGTATTACGAGAATAGACTCTTGCAAGGATAAAAT includes these proteins:
- a CDS encoding helix-turn-helix transcriptional regulator, with the translated sequence MDIKQLGKKIKLARVDADLNQTQLANKINAKQKSISRYETGVSSPSITTLMKIAKVLKKPAGYFLEE
- a CDS encoding DUF262 domain-containing HNH endonuclease family protein, with the translated sequence MPNLVQAKSSTFKKLFNGSYYQIPKFQRTFAWQKTHVNDFWEDLLDAINYNKNHFFGSIVLQHNRSNEIVYDGQQRLTVVIALISIIIHALEEINNSKNDNQLNDYIKKLKRKYVYDKEQKPYLLLTKQDKDYFKKCLLEPEEYIHDKVTRKSNEFLRAHVFRNLKTHVNDRLQEIEDNLKKENYLKNLCDFICDKIYFVVIFADKHFPAATLFEVLNYRGVTLQPSDLIKNLIYSKAIEQRCSGEVDRAWSDFLDRASKVSINEFLKHFWILQNGQPLKGSLYKAMKRGLEGNVNILELVNEMRRHMVVYTDILKPYLGNRGAWNQWPEIKETLMAINKINAEVGVCYPFLMSLFNLKIGDDKLEFYRIRRKTLLLIENTFFRLMVCNKKTSYDLAKTFAEFSKRIKQNTVEELNELVKKIKQLSPDDGTFGQSFSTFNTSQRRLATYILYKLESYHRGKKEPITNDTSKVTIEHIMPQTLGHGWGNVGHYHKDYLNRLGNMTLLSKVLNKGNLGFTKKKNKFYKESDVILTKTLLKYTRWNKQMIAQRQKEMASTAVNVWSTN
- a CDS encoding recombinase family protein yields the protein MRVAIYARYSSENQSEKSIDDQIRVCKDYIKANDMTIDDKHIYIDEAISGSIINRPGLQALEKDSENKEFEALVVDDLSRLSRSNHQMLTLVLKFNYLQVKIISVSDGIITDDDNSKLGIHIRGLMNELYLDDLKKKTMRGLEGQKIRGFSAGEKVYGYSTHPVGELKINKKGQPKYDGMAHKINPEEADIVKRIYREFVEGKSLHKIEKELNEDKIPTKRGYSGGWSISSVSRILKNVKYTGLWVWKKYKNAKDPMTGRIKKILRPEKDWFSSFKEELIIIDKEQWEKAQKRWQELKGTWPVRKKSKDTKQKSYIHSSPSHLLSGFMKCQSCGGAIILASGKGGGYYGCYNARRKTCNNMLLVPRKRIEQTIVADLKEKILTIENLEYVYKNVEKLVASGMDEVPELIKKKKALHDKISLEVQNYLNYIKMGNLSKAVSEALKEAETKYEDLRDEIGALEFQKEKRFKAPPKEWISHRLENLHQTLSKNTCASSLALKDILGTIELEPISEEKDDFYRIMMGGVFKPYYVAHTKIQTLALLDNREKGSNWSQWWRRRESNPRP
- a CDS encoding DUF6338 family protein, with product MEAMNFETLQILILLLPGIISSKVLDFFIARKKPEPFEKILESLVFSMIIYVLFTFFSDKSPVYLCAEKTGYFLKYNAIGFLGLFIISLFIPVIFGVCHTYDFPMNILRRFKLTNRTSRDTIWYNVFCDLKTHIIINFENGRRIYGWPMYYSDDPAKPYIFLHKPAWIDEGKFTYLDIKGILITSEQKIESVEFLNK